One Gadus chalcogrammus isolate NIFS_2021 unplaced genomic scaffold, NIFS_Gcha_1.0 GACHA117, whole genome shotgun sequence genomic region harbors:
- the LOC130378923 gene encoding ribonuclease inhibitor-like → MNGCHLSERCCEALASVLSSNSSSLRELDLSTNDLQDSGVKLLSAGLGSPHCTLETLSLSGCLVTQEGCASLASALSSNPSHLRELDLSYNPPGDSGAALLSAGLEDPRWRLDTLSVEHGAVWRLKPALKKYACDLTLDPNTAGRYLSLSEDNRKVTWVREDQSYPDHPDRFDSWPQVLGREALTGRCY, encoded by the exons ATGAATGGCTGTCacctgtcagagagatgctgtgaagctctggcctcagttctcagctccaactcctctagtctgagagagcttgacctgagtaccaatgatctgcaggattcaggagtgaagctgctctctgctggactggggagtccacactgtacactggaaactctcag cttgtctggctgcctggtcacacaggaaggctgtgcttctctggcctcagctctgagctccaacccctcccatctgagagagctggacctgagctacaatcccccaggagactctggagctgcactgctctctgctggactggaggatccacgctggagactggacactctcag tgtggagcacggtgcagtgtggaggctgaaaccagctctaaagaagt atgcctgtgacctcacactggaccccaacacggccggcAGATACCTCTCTCTGTCCGAGGACAACAGAAAGGTGACGTGGGTtagagaggaccagtcgtatccggatcacccagacagatttgactcctggccccaggtgttgggtagagaggctctgactggccgctgttactag